From one Solanum lycopersicum chromosome 12, SLM_r2.1 genomic stretch:
- the LOC101263184 gene encoding ribosome biogenesis regulatory protein homolog, with amino-acid sequence MEMAQESYELDVGNLMASYPHHSFASTPSSREELVKECLQEGTKLVQAIADALFNLPSTESPDGPLVQLPQPTTRLPREKPLPRPKPPTKWEVFAKKKGIQKRKKDKVVFDDQTGSWKRRHGYDRVNDDKDVPIIDAKATDEPGQDPFAKRQEEKKKRVEKQEKNRYSNLKEAAKAGALPSHVQLAATALPITGSQAAPRKISKDELGNVAGMAANATASGGKFDKKLPGEKPPKHDKKYRKFLPVAEGSGMGSLERQQTEKVLNKFMAKNSHEILNVQKAINMYNVKKDKKGRSQGGKSSSTDNKLKARKSPYKKSSTKGPSNKGKSK; translated from the exons ATGGAGATGGCTCAAGAATCATATGAATTGGATGTAGGTAATCTTATGGCTTCATACCCACATCACAGTTTTGCATCTACACCTTCTTCCAG GGAGGAGTTGGTGAAGGAGTGTCTACAGGAGGGGACCAAGTTAGTGCAAGCTATTGCAGATGCTCTCTTCAACTTACCTTCAACAGAAAGCCCTGATGGTCCTCTTGTCCAGTTGCCTCAACCAACTACGAGATTGCCTAGAGAGAAGCCT CTTCCAAGGCCTAAACCTCCAACAAAATGGGAAGTGTTTGCCAAGAAGAAAG GTATTCAAAAACGTAAGAAAGACAAGGTGGTGTTTGATGACCAAACTGGTTCATGGAAGCGCAGACATGGCTACGATCGTGTAAATGATGACAAAGATGTGCCAATCATTGATGCCAAGGCAACTGATG AGCCTGGTCAAGATCCTTTTGCTAAGAgacaagaagaaaagaagaaaagagtagaaaaacaagagaaaaaccGATATAGTAACTTGAAGGAAGCTGCAAAAGCTGGTGCCTTGCCAAG TCACGTTCAGCTTGCTGCCACAGCACTGCCTATAACAGGATCACAAGCTGCACCAAGGAAAATTAGCAAGGATGAACTCGGAAATGTTGCTGGAATGGCAGCCAATGCAACAGCTAGTGGCGGAAAATTTGACAAGAAGTTGCCTGGTGAAAAGCCCCCAAAACATGACAAGAAGTATCGAAAG TTCCTACCAGTTGCGGAAGGATCAGGAATGGGATCCTTAGAGAGACAACAAACCGAGAAGGTCCTAAACAAATTCATGGCCAAGAACTCCCACGAGATACTCAACGTGCAAAAG GCTATAAACATGTACAATGTGAAAAAAGATAAGAAAGGAAGAAGCCAAGGAGGGAAGTCATCGTCAACCGATAACAAATTGAAGGCAAGGAAGTCACCTTAcaagaaatcatcaacaaaAGGACCTTCAAATAAAGGAAAATCTAAGTGA